The genomic stretch atcaatctacactcaataccccatgatgacaaagtgaaaacagaactttttgcaaatttattaaaaaggaaaaactgaaacatcacaTCGACacaagtattcagaccctttactcaGTACTTAGTTGAAGCACCTTGGGCAGCGATTACACTCGAGTTTTCTTGGGTATTACGCAACAAGCTTGCACACCTGGATTTGGGGATTTACTGCCTTTCTTTTCTGCAGATCCTCTCAAGCTCTATCAGGTTGGATGGGGACCGTCGGTGGACAGCCATTGTCAGGTCTGTCCAGAGATGTTCGATCGGGTTCACGTCAGGCCTTCGGCTGGGTCGCTCAAAGACATTCACACTCAGTTGTCCCTAAGCTGCTCCTGCATTTTCTCGGCTGTTTGCTTAGGGTCATAGTCCTGTTGGAAGGTGAACTTTCAGCCCAGACCGAAGTCCTGAGTGCTCTGGACCAGGTTTTCATATTAAAGATACCAGTCCCCCAGTCCCTGCCACTGAAAAACACCCTCACAGCATGATGCTGCCACCACCATGCTTCACTGTTGGGATGGTATTGGGCAAGTGATGAGCAGTGCCTGGTTTCCTCCAGACATGAAGCTTAGAATTGAGGCCAAACAGTTCAGTGCTGGTTTCATCAGACCAGAGAATCTTGTTTCCCACAGTCTGAGAGTCCTTTAGGTGCTTTTTTGCAAAATTCAAACAGGCTTTCCTGTGTCTTTCACTGAGGAGAGGCTTCTGCCTGACACTCTGCCATAAAGCCCAGATCAGTGGAGTGTTGCAGTGATGGTTGTCCTAAGTACTGAGTAAATGGTTTGAATATTTAtgtcaatgtgatatttcagtttttcttttttaataaatttgcaaaagattctaaaattctgttttcactttgtcattatggaGTATTGAGTGTAGATTGATGAGGTAAAAAATGAATCCAAACGATTGTAGCATGAAGCTGCAACTGCACTGTATATTCTCTGGTGGTGTGATTGGCATGGGGATTATTATTgaccaaatgacaaaataatcaattcattCTCAATCTGCAGCGAAGATATTGTAATCATCTCCAGCTAGAGTGAAACCTCTTACTTTTTGGGTCATTTGCAGAGACTCTGTTTTCACTTCTGTAAAACCTTACTTGTAGTTTCATTAGAAGACTGAGACAGAAATGAACCGAGCTGAAGGGGTAAAAGCTCCATCGACACATTCCTGCTGTGAACGTGCCCTATACAAAGCCCATTCAACATGATTATCTTAAGCATGAGCAGTTGCCAGAGGTAAAGCCAGAAAATTGAACCCATGATCTAATCAAGCAGAAAAATGTGCTACTACAAGCTACTTAATCTTATCTTAGAGATTGTGAGCTTTCATTTCCAAATTAACCAACCTGCTTCTCACTATATGGGGGACGTCTACTACCTCCTGACACACTCATATCAGTACTGTAAAATAAGCACTCATAATAAAACTCTAAGCTTGGTGAAAgcatacaataaaatacaaaagacaGAATTTTCTCACATTTCATATCTAATGAGGCTTGTAGCACCACTATCTGAGAGCAGTTCTTAACTTCAAGTACAGCGGTAAGTACAACACAATACTGCTCCAGCTCTTATATACTCCTTGTcaacagagctttttttttttttttcatagttaTAGGCATACCTAATGTACCCCCAAATGTTCAAAGGTGATTGGTTAAGTCATGGAAACCAATCTTCCCCCAAACAGGTGGAGTGTCAAAATGTGAGGCATGTCGGAGAGTCAGGTGTGCCGAAGAACttcatgaagaagaaaaaaaaaacaaattctgaATACAAGGCGTGAGCACTAGgattagaaaaaatatgaagCTCTGTCAGCAACACCTACACTCGCAGCGACATCTTCAAAGTCATTATGGCTTTTAACACCGTGGCTACAAAGGTTCAAATGATAACCAGATTGTTATGTATCTTTGAAATGCTCattgtataaaatgtatgaaaaccACAATTTGATGATAGCATATGTCAGTCAAATACAACACTAAAGACTTCAAAGAGGAATCTCATATCAGCTATCTCATCATACTGAAAAAGATTTAAGATCCTTTCTATCTGTCAGTAATTAAATGAAAGTTACTTCGCAAATAGGACTGAAGTTAAAAAGCAAACATACCACTGATGCAGTCACTCTGCTTCTTCCAGGCACAATGACGGATATTAGTTTGTCTTCAACTTCTCTTACTCAAAGGGGGCTTGTGAAAATAGGTTGTGCATTATGGTGACACATTTTTGACCTTTTAGGGTTAAAAATCTAATCATCTTTTACCAGTAACAACCAGACATACAGCACTTAGTTGTTTTGGAAATTGATCATTTTATGGGAAGAGCAAAACAGCAGCGGAGCAGTGGGAGTACTGAACAGATCGTGTGATGCGAACGCTGTTTAACCACAACAGAAGGGGAATAACACTCAGCTGAGGGGCTGTGAAACTATTAAAGGCCATGAAACGCTTCACGAAAACATCCCAATTGGAAAGTTTTGTTCTAACATCCACTGTTTGAACAACAcccactcttctttttttttttatttttaagtgatAATTCTACTGAAGACCTTTTTCtgttcatataaacatttaatgtatTGAAATACTGGTGAGTTTAGCAGTGTCTTTTCAAATGCGATGATTTGTATGCTGCACAGCTGTTGAAACACATTGAAATATCTTCAATTATAAGATCAAATGGCTTTCAAAGGAAGAAATTTTTCCATAATATGAGGACATAATTCATTAAGGTGCCAACTTATATTTGTCTGTCCACTGAAAGTGAGCTTCAGTACTGTTCTTCAACTCTCACCTGTTGAGTGGTGCGCTTTGAACTCCTAGACGGTGGATGGATTTGAGTCATAGGGGTAACATAAAATGAAGCCTCCAGATACTGCCCTTCTGATTTGGCTCATCTGTATCAATTCGAGGTTTCAGCTTAACAGCGGAGTAAAATTAAGGGAATCCATATAAACTGAATTTGGGCACTTTAATCAGGTAAAAAGTGAGGATAAGTGTTAAGTGAAAAGACATGCATTCTACATTCTGCAAATGTATCTTACAGTAGGTATTTTCAGAGTTATACATACAAAAGATACAAAAACCCCCGTCTTACTATTAAGTACCACTAAGATCCGAAGGACAGTCTGTGACATTTTGTAAATCAACAATTCCTCCAACGCGCTCATAACTCTTGTTTTTATACCATCAACATTTTATATGgggaatatttttttaaaaatggatttctCATCTTGGGACAAaacttttcatattttccacCTGATGTTCCTTTGCTGTCTAGAACAGATTATCACAACTTTCACAATCAGTGGCAACCATCCTCAAAATAATAGACAGCCGTCTGACGGCTCGGAAAAACACGTCACTACAATATCCTGTTTATTTTAACATGGTATGGTGATTGGGCCAAAACAAGACTTCCGCTGTATATTACAATCAATCAGCAGGAGCATCTTTCCTATAAGATAATCAGAACATGAAGGTAAAAGATCATTGTAATGTATCTTCTACAGACAATGACTTGGTTTAATAACTCAAAACACGAAGTGAGAGTGACTTTTACTGATTTACTCATCTCAAAGTCATGTTTGTCATTTCTGTCTACAGTAACATGATTCTGGTTAGTCAACATTGACTTAGTCATATGACTTTCACTGTCTGTTCCCCGACATCTGACCATTATTATTGGCATGCATCGCTGTGCAGGATGTACTGCAACCTACTGTAACTGTACTGTAACTTCACAAGGATTTTCAAAATCACAACCCCTGTATTTCCAGTTATTACCCAGGGTTTTCAATAAAGAGACATCATCAAACACTGTGAATCAAAGGGGAACATTTCTTATATGCACATCAGGCCCAGAGAAATATTAATCTCTTGAAATTAGGAACTGCATGCTCACATGCACTTTAAACACAATGCTAACGCTGAGAAACTGTAAGGTTCATGTAAAAGTAACATCAGACAAATCAGctatgatgaaatatatttatttatcttgcATTGTAGAAAAATCTGTataaagatacagtatgttaaaatatgtatttacaaaccaaacaaatcTAAGTTCCTTAATGCTAATGTATAAACTGTTCTTGACAAAACCTACGGTGAATCTATGAAAAGGTCCCAGGAACAAGACTGTAACACTCAAGTTCAGTAAAGGTTGGTCTTCCTCATTATCCGCAAGAACTCCTGCTCGTTGACCTCGCCGTCTCCGTCTCGGTCTGCCTCGTCAATCATTTcctaaaagaataaaaaaagacaatctgCTTCagtatgtttaaacatttacGAGTGAAAACCTTGTTTCAGGGATCTGAATGCAGCAAAATGGTGACAGATATGACAAAAACTCACACTTGAACTGACAACATGTGTCATACAGGGCATCTCAGTGCAAAAGATCCTCAGAAATCACTAACTATTTAATTGCTATTTTCATACCacgtggaaaaaaaatacaataggGGGAACtgggagatgagagagagaagtgaaacAGGTGTGTCAGTCTTGTTTGTAGTAAGGTTGGCCATTTGATTTAACCATTTATTATTAACAATAGTGAGAAACAAACctatcattagttgcagtcatTCTTTAATTCTCACattaaaattgttattttttaatatgataAAATTATTACTACCTTTCTGTGGTATCTGGCTCTAATAGTATATTATAGTTTTATCTCTAGTCTCTATTGTTATTTATTCTGGGTATGTCTATATTTGAGTTAGTTTATTTAGtaattgtatataatttagcctgtaattgtatttatttcttttacctACCTTGTTGTTCTTGTATTGTGATGTATGTTAActggctgctgtaacactgtaatttccctttgggattaataaagtacactctgtctgtctgtctaattTACTAATCTGACATATCTGGAAAATGGACCaccaaaaatacattaaatacagtCCATGTCAGTAGAATCTACAATACCTGTAATTCTTCATCTGTGAGGGTTTCGCCCAGCTCCTTGGCAACTCTCTTAAGATTTTTGAATGAGATCTTCCCCGTGCAATCATCATCGAACAGCCGGAAAGCCTTCAATATTTCTTCTTTGGAGTCCTTCTCACTCTATTAACAATGAAGCAAGACATGACAAGCACATTTTGATTGACACATCAGTTTATTCTTTCAGCCTGTATAGAGTCTTTCAGGTTGAGTTACTGTGTTGTATGGTTTTCTACTGTACTGTTTTGTTggaaataattttcttttttgtgtcattgtcTGTGTATTTCCttacagaccaaaataaatacaagtacAATAATTCTGCAACTAACTTTGTATGATTGTTCAAAAATGGATTGTGATTTGCATCACTAGTATTTGTCCATGTTCAAACACTTTTACAGTAAATGGTTTGGAGGAAATTTGTTTCTGCAGTACTAATAAGAGCACCTGACAGCCAAACTTGAGaagttaaaaactgaaaaaatgtggCTAGAAAGCACAAACGTAACTTATAATAGGTTCCAGGTTCTCTGTATTAAACTCACCATCTTTAGTGTCATCATACTGAGAAAGTCGCTGAAGTCAATTGTTCCTGAACCCTCTTTATCAATGTCTGCAATCATCTTCttgatttcttctttctttggtTCAAACCCGAGAGCTCGCATAGCAACCTGCGGCAAAGATACACAACACATCTGAGGCTGCTGTGGCATGCTTCCCTTGGTATTTGATAGAAACTAACCAGAAACCAACCTTAAGCTCCTTCACGTCTATTGTGCCAGTGCCATCTGTGTCAAATAGGTCAAAAGCTTCCTTAATTTCTTGCTTTTGCTCTTCAGTCAGTTCGGTTTTGGGAGCTGCTTTTTTCCTTTGGCTAGCGGAGGTAGCTGATTTGCGGTAGCCTGACGCCTGGGAAAAGCAAACAAGACGTGGTGGCTATTTTATACAAGGTATTCAGTTAGAATATGtggcacacatacatacagtagatgttttGGCGTTTTAGTCAActgttaacgttagctaactaaTTAGCTACTACCATGCTAGCTCACGTTAGCTTCCACGTTATGGAGTTAAAGTAAACACATTAATCAAACTACGTTTCAACTGTTCACAGCGGCTTCTTAAGTGAACACAGCGtacatttaatatttgacatttatatGAAGGTATaccatttaaatgaatgattcaGCTAGGAAAGCTTCAGTTCAGCTTCAGTTGATGCTCGGATGTCAACAAAGTCGCCATCAACGGTTGTAATTTTTCTGTTAGTGACATGGGAGATAGCCAATAGAAACCCTAAAAGTACCATCGCGCGCGCATCTTAGCCAATCGCAAGAAGAGCTAGGCGGGACAAAATCGTGTCAGCCAATTATTGAGATCCTTTTTGGTCTCCCAGCAACCAGGAAACAACGCATGCGCAGTGTGTAACCGTTGGAGCCGGGCAGCTCGGCAATGGGGAACTGACAGAAGTATCATATTATTAACTCAAGGTATCATTGTATTCTTTATGGGTAGTTTCAGTATGTATTGCAGTTTCTGGGGATTCCCCTGTGGGTTAGTTCACATTCGCCATCATTCGAATTTAGGAGTAAAGAACATTTTTTCTGAagacattagcatgttagcttagcttgcAAACCTCTTCTTACGGGGTATTGATGTGTTTCTCTTATTGTCACTTAATCCTTTTggtattttggtgttttgtgtaGTGCAGTATAAATTTACTATTATAGATGCATTTGCACTAATGTTGTTGACCATACTAGTTACCAGTAGTGGAAGAAATACTTTACTTAAAgtacaggttcacaatttttcaagtctgtcttaaaacaacagtcaggtgcccaagtgaacaatatgtttttttgttttttttctaaaccataatcattcctcctgttcttactgaccatcagaagatctcttcataatgcacttacaatgtaagtgatggaggacaaaatccacagtcctccttctgtgcaaaaatgtatttaaaagtttatcttaagttaatatgaagcttcagctgttcaaataagtcaaatctagtagatatctttcaatgttacagtctttttagtaccaaagtacctctttttgttactatacttccactgcagctaaacagggaaacactgtccaatgaaacacaaaaggggaattttttgctaaaaagtcaatgtggcagatatccacttgatatgactaactcaaactgctgaagccgcatataagcttcagataatttttaaatacatttttgcataaaatgactgtgtagacacactgtggatttcggcccccaacactgaaattgaaagcacatttgaatgtgatattttaatagccagtatgaacgagaggaatgattacagcaagcaaaacctctctagtgttcatatgggcacctgactgttgttttgagacagatttgaaaaattgagaacctgtcctttaagtaaaagtagcaataggctaccacaatgtaaaatttACTCAATCGCAAGAAGTCGTTATACTTTCATGTATGTATCACCAACTACTAGcttcaagtatcaaaagtaaaatgacCAATTACGCAGAACTGAGCCTTTCAGTGGGTTCTATTACTATGAATAGTATATGGTTTAATTTATAATTAATGTCTTAATATGTATGCTGCATCAAAATGTTGCAGCTGTTTGGGATGGGGCTGATTTTAACTTCTTAACTTTAATTCCTGTtgcattatttaattatataacaATGCATAACATTTCATAAGCTGATCATGTTTTGTATGCAAAATCTTAATCTATAATAAGTATAGCAGTTAAATAAATGGACTGAATTACAAAGCAGTATTTTCCTCTGACATGTGAGGTAGAAGTATACAGTACCTCAAATTTGcattaagtacagtacttgagtaaatatatttGCAGTTCACCACTGTGTGTGACTACCTTTTAACACAGACAATATGAACTTTGTAGTTTTATTAACTAAAAAgagaatatttttgggttttctATTTGCTACAAGGAAGACAAACTTAACCTGTCCTTTTACAATTCAGGCACCTCAAGTAATGCTGGGAAGTTCAATTATAAACCAGCGGCAACATGTTGGACTGCAGAAGCTCTCAGCGCTGGCAGGAATCACACATTCCTCTTTGGGCCCCTATAAAAGGTACAAGTTTATCCAAGATGCAACGAGCGGGGAGTCAGCGCTCGCGGGTTCATGCCTCCGCGTCTTTGAGAACCTGGAGCTGACCTGCGCGGTGGGTCAGCTGGTTTACGAGACTATTCAAGCACATCAGAAGGTTTATCATACAGGGTCGGGATGCCTGCTGTTTCTCGCGGGAGCATGGAGCCGTGCTGCTCTGGATTGCCTTCAGAGAGGAATTTCAGTGTCACACATCATCTCAGCTATGTCTGAGGGAATAGATATATGCTTGGATGTTTGCAGAAAAAGCAGCGTTTCAATTGATGCTCTTGGTGTGGCGCCATCAGAGAGCTGCACCGTAACGTCCCAAAGTTTAGGACTTCACCTGTCACAGAAACCCACTGTGGAGGCTTCACAGGCACCATCAAACTCACAAAGGACAACAAAAATTGGTCACAAGACTTTCAACACCAGCGGACAAAGGAAAATAAAGCTAAGCCGACATTTTTGTGAGAACAAATCTGAAGATGTTTCCACGGTACCGCAGCCTCATCAGCCTAAGCTTCCTGACATTGCACACATTGCTGAGGGATTGAGCCATGGTTGTGTCGAAGCAATGAATTTAGTAGTTGAAGCCAGCCGGATGCAGTCAAAAAGTAATGAACAAGATGTGAGGTGTTCCACATTTGATGTTACTAAAGTGGTGACTTGTGTGCTGCCTGGTTTACCAGAGGAACATGCTTGCGTTTTACCAGGCTGCGTGGTTCTCTTACATGCTGAACAGGCTGCAGTTGCACATCATTTCAAAGAACAACACGTGAAGGTTGCTCTTATTAATGGAGATTTATCAGACACCTATCACCACCCTGGCTTTAAAAGGCCAACAGGTATACAACGTGTGCGTAACCAGTCGGATTTGTCGAGTTTAAGCAAAGACGAAAAGTGGCTGGAAAAGGTCGTGACACTTCTGTTGAACCTGGAAGTAAACCTGATACTAGTCAGTGGGCTTGCTACTGAGAAAGTGATTCAGCACTGTTGTAGACATCACATACTTGTGGTGGAAAAAGTGAAGGTTTCCGTTTTAAAGGTGTTCGCAAACTCAACAGGAGCTGTTCCGGTGACTTACGCCACACAGTTGAGTAAGCACTGTGTTGGTAGTGGAATTAAAGTTGTCACACGGAGGGACCTCAAAAGCAATGAGAGGACGTCTACAACAGCTGTGAATATTTCCACTGTCGGGAAAACTGCATTGGTCACAGTAATCCTCACAAGCTGTGTACACGGCAAGCTGCAGGCCTTGGAAGATCAGTTTTGGGCTTGTGCTTATCGCTTACACCACGCGCTGAAAGACAAAGCCCTCTTGCCCGGTGCTGGAGTGACAGAAATGCTTTGTGTTCATCACGTAGAAAAGCAAGCGGAGCAGCATGTCAAGCATTGCAGAGACAGGAATAATGACTCTGTCCAACAAACCAAAGCAGGGACAGCAGCTAACCCCTACAGGGGTGTGGTGTTGCGTCTCATGGCAGATGGTCTAATAGATTACATATCAACTGTAATGGTTAACACTGGGGGGATTTCAAAAGTCAAAGCCAGGACTGCTGTTAGCCAACAACTACAGGACTACAATGGAAGTCTAGGCGTTGCTGCAAAATTCTCACAACTTTCCTTAAAGGGTGGAACTGTGGATAGTGCAGTTTCCTCAGCTATGAACTCTGGTGAAGCAGCAGCTGTAAAAATCTATGACAATCTTTGTGTGAAGCAGGAAGCATGGAGGAAAGCCTTAGATCTGGTCTTCCTGGTCTTGCAGACTGATGCAGAGGTCATTACACGAGTAGACCAGAACACTGACGGTGCACATGCAGATCTAATGCTTTTATGATCTTCATATAGCATCTTGTGGGACTGCTGTATGTAGTATTTGATTGTGCACAActttctgtgaaaaaaagttgtttaattaGACTTCATTATGTTAATTAATAtgtaattaagttttttttattatttgtacaaagtaaaagaataaagaataaactGTTTTTGTATTCTTCCTTGTcatcaataaataatcaaaggactatattaaaaaatatcagGGAAGTCATGCTGCCTATTTTCTACCACGCGGTGGCgacaaatgattaattgacaTTGTAGAGTTTTCTCTCTCGGTCATATTTATGTGGTGTACataaatatgacaaaagaaTTGGCCTAAATTCTGATATTGCCAATAAAACATGAGGGGCTAAGTTCcctcatttttttccccctgactTTAAAGTGATTACCCGTTCGACCTTCACCATCCTGACCTCCTAGATAAGTGAAAAGCCCTGGCAAATGAGCACAGTGTGTTAGAAACATACATGAAAGATATATGTATAATGTTTTCAGATTTAATTATGTCTTTCCACGtctttttatttaacatgttgCCGTAGttatagtattttttttcttgaagctGCTGTTTACTATTCTCACAGGTGATACCCAAAAATggcagtttatttttattattaaccaAGCCTGACTTAGCTGACACTATTTGTACATAATGCTGTACACACCTTGTCTTCGTGCTCAGTTCAGCCAGGGAAAACAAACACTACATGTCCAAAACCACAATTAAATTTCCCTCTCATGGAGCATGGGAGGAATTTTGTTGTGCCATTATGTGTTTTAGTCTTGGTGCACTTCCTTGACAATATTTGCCTGTGCTTCATTATGTTTCTCCAGCTTGACTAACATAGTTCACATTGAAAACTGACTCCCTGCCAACCGTGGTGGTTTTATGACCTGCTCTGTCATAATGGGAATGGTTGATGGAGAAGTAACGTCTCCAGACAGagtaaatgttttcagttttgtcattAGGTCcggtcattaaaaaaaaaaaaaaaagaaacaaggatAATTACAAGTTCTGGAGGTTTTAGTTGACTGCGTCCAGTAGACCTTTCTTTAGCTAACATTTCCTTTCCTACATGATCATTCAAAGGTCACAGGAATATTAACTAGGCACTAATGTGCTGACCCTTGTAACCCTCAATTTTGCTAGACAAAAATTGGTTCATTcacaaattaatgaaaaaaaaaaaacttgtaataGGGGATCATTTgaagaccttttttctttttacaactTGAGAATCTGTAATTCTAAAATGAGATGTCAACCATttgcataaataaaaaactgcagtgaaaacaaaatgctcAGAAGCACACTTGGAAATCTTCATACTTTTTCCTACGACAGTTTCATGTTTCAGAGGTGTTAGTTGCGCTGACACGTGAGACCTTCCATTTCCTCTGAGATCGAGAGAAAGCTTCTCGTCACATTCTAAAAATAgttcagtgaaataaaaaggTTACAAAGGCTTCACCGTGGAGCCATAACAACCTTGACTCAGGCATCAGTCAACAGTGTTGTGGCAATGAGAGAGTGGGGTATGacataacagaaaaacaacattgacaAGGGAATTGGGATGCATCTCAGAGTTCAGGTTAAGTCCACATTTTACTGTCTGCTCCATCTGCACAGTACATGCATCTTTggtctgatgcatgtgcaaaatTACAGattactttaaaaacacaaaaaatatttggagCACCCTGGAAGCCAAATGGTTGCAGTGCATGACACATAACTGCGGCGTCCCTGGTTCGACGCTGGCTTGGGACCCTGGCTTGGGATGCCCcccttgttttctgtctgctttcCACTATCAGCTCTccattaaaggcaaaaaatgccccccccctcccctcaaaacaaacaaaaaaagaaatctgatgCATACTGTTCCACTGTTATACTGGTTCACGAAACTACaattgtaaatttgttttttactgcACCAGAACGCCTGCAGAGCTCACAGGTAGCTTCTGTCAggttttaaaataaagtcaacAGTGTGGGAACAGGTGCCATACTGACACCAGTAAGTTGTCAACTTATTTTTAGAAAGTTATGTTAATGTGCCTAAAACCAGTAGCAAACCATAAATCTTGCTTTTTTCCCTCAGACACAGTCAGATATTGTAGTGCTATTTATGGTGTAGGCCATCATTAGAAATCAAAGAATACCATACACTACACCTACTAGTCTGATTAATGTACATGTCATTGATTGCCCTCCAAAAAACCCCATCTGTTTTGTTATAATTCATATaacactgagactgaaaatTACCTAGATTTTAGattggatttttattttgaacatgttaaaaaatatgtatatataagtaagaaaacaaaacaaaaataaccaaTAAAATGAGCATCAAACATATATGTCAAACTCTCAATAAAGAAcctaaataaatatttcatgtcTGAAAAGGCGTAGGAAGAAGTGAATACTTATCAAGTCCCACccgtttttatattttatcaataaTCTTAATGTTAAACATAGGTATTCCAACTTTCCGCCCCAGTGTTCAGCATACACAACTTgaacaaatcaatcaaatcaaacaaaaattaaacattcagaacaaaaacaagaacGAAAAATTctgtataaaacaaacaaaacaacacaaatcaaAAACAGCTCACACATCTTGTATCTAAATCATAAATGGACAGATGTCGAAATTCACTTTCAGCCAAACCGTAAGGTTGTAGgttgtcttttctgttttctgttggtGGTCCattctagggctgcaactaacgattattttaattatcaattcatctactgattatttaatctaaaattgtttggtctataaaatgtcacaaaacagtgaaaaatgcccatcacaatttcctaaagcccaatCAAACATCTTGAAATgccttgttttgtccgaccaacagtcccaaacccCCAAATTTTCAATTCACTATAATGGAAGACCCAGAAATGCAGCAGATTCTTACATCTGAGTACATTTGAGAACTGGGAGCCATCAGATATTTGGtctttttgctttaaaattaCTGAAATTATTTCTCTATTATGAAATGACTACTCGATGAAGAAACTAATCGTTTGAGCTCTAGTCCATTCCTAACAGTTCAAAGGCAGTGATCACTGTTAATGATGATTTTGCTTCATCTTCTGTACCAGAAGCTTAGCTATTGTAATATAT from Thunnus thynnus chromosome 9, fThuThy2.1, whole genome shotgun sequence encodes the following:
- the cetn4 gene encoding uncharacterized protein cetn4, which produces MASGYRKSATSASQRKKAAPKTELTEEQKQEIKEAFDLFDTDGTGTIDVKELKVAMRALGFEPKKEEIKKMIADIDKEGSGTIDFSDFLSMMTLKMSEKDSKEEILKAFRLFDDDCTGKISFKNLKRVAKELGETLTDEELQEMIDEADRDGDGEVNEQEFLRIMRKTNLY
- the bbs12 gene encoding Bardet-Biedl syndrome 12 protein; the encoded protein is MLGSSIINQRQHVGLQKLSALAGITHSSLGPYKRYKFIQDATSGESALAGSCLRVFENLELTCAVGQLVYETIQAHQKVYHTGSGCLLFLAGAWSRAALDCLQRGISVSHIISAMSEGIDICLDVCRKSSVSIDALGVAPSESCTVTSQSLGLHLSQKPTVEASQAPSNSQRTTKIGHKTFNTSGQRKIKLSRHFCENKSEDVSTVPQPHQPKLPDIAHIAEGLSHGCVEAMNLVVEASRMQSKSNEQDVRCSTFDVTKVVTCVLPGLPEEHACVLPGCVVLLHAEQAAVAHHFKEQHVKVALINGDLSDTYHHPGFKRPTGIQRVRNQSDLSSLSKDEKWLEKVVTLLLNLEVNLILVSGLATEKVIQHCCRHHILVVEKVKVSVLKVFANSTGAVPVTYATQLSKHCVGSGIKVVTRRDLKSNERTSTTAVNISTVGKTALVTVILTSCVHGKLQALEDQFWACAYRLHHALKDKALLPGAGVTEMLCVHHVEKQAEQHVKHCRDRNNDSVQQTKAGTAANPYRGVVLRLMADGLIDYISTVMVNTGGISKVKARTAVSQQLQDYNGSLGVAAKFSQLSLKGGTVDSAVSSAMNSGEAAAVKIYDNLCVKQEAWRKALDLVFLVLQTDAEVITRVDQNTDGAHADLMLL